Proteins encoded within one genomic window of Tamandua tetradactyla isolate mTamTet1 chromosome 11, mTamTet1.pri, whole genome shotgun sequence:
- the LRRC39 gene encoding leucine-rich repeat-containing protein 39 isoform X1, translating into MKLVTVRQCEVMTENVVCPGAVNAVKEVWEKRIKKQNEDLKREKDFQQKLVRIWEERVCLTKLREKVTREDGRVILKIEKEEWKVLPSSLLKLSQLQEWQLHRTGLMKIPEFIGRFQNLIVLDLSRNTISDIPPGIGLLTKLQELILSYNKIKTVPKELSKCASLEKLELAVNRDICDLPQELSNLLKLTHLDLSMNHFTTIPPAVLNMPALEWLDMGSNKLGQLPDNIERMKSLHTLWLQRNEITCLPETISNMKNLGTLVLSNNQLQDIPVCMEEMTNLRFVNFRDNPLKLEVTLPSSESIDEEEERELFGLQFMHTYIQESRRIADNQVNSSPTLPISINPDG; encoded by the exons ATGAAGTTGGTGACTGTGAGGCAATGTGAAGTCATGACAGAAAATGTGGTTTGTCCTGGGGCTGTCAATGCTGTAAAGGAAGtttgggaaaaaagaataaagaaacaaaatgaagacCTGAAGCGAGAGAAAGACTTTCAACAGAA GCTAGTGAGGATCTGGGAAGAGAGAGTTTGCTTAACCAAGCTAAGAGAAAAAGTCACTAGGGAAGATGGAAGAGTCATTCTgaagatagaaaaagaagaatggaaa GTCCTCCCTTCTTCTTTACTAAAACTCAGTCAGTTACAGGAATGGCAACTTCATAGAACTGGTTTGATGAAAATTCCTGAATTCATTGGAAGATTCCAGAACCTCATTGTGTTGGATTTATCTCGAAATACAATTTCAGATATACCTCCAGGAATTG GACTGCTCACTAAACTTCAAGAACTGATTCTTAGTTACAACAAGATCAAGACCGTCCCTAAGGAACTAAGTAAATGTGCCAGTTTGGAGAAACTAGAACTTGCTGTTAACAGAGATATCTGTGACCTTCCACAAGAG CTCAGCAATCTGTTAAAGCTTACACATCTTGATTTGAGTATGAACCACTTTACTACGATCCCTCCTGCTGTGTTGAACATGCCTGCCCTTGAGTGGCTTGACATGGGAAGCAACAAACTTGGACAACTTCCTGATAACATAGAAAG AATGAAAAGCCTACATACATTATGGTTGCAACGGAATGAAATCACATGTTTGCCAGAAACGATCAGCAATATGAAAAATCTGGGTACTCTTGTTCTCAGCAACAATCAACTGCAAGATATTCCAGTGTGCATGGAAGAAATGACAAATCTAAG GTTTGTCAACTTCAGAGACAACCCACTGAAATTGGAAGTAACACTTCCTTCCAGTGAAAGCATAGATGAAGAGGAGGAACGGGAATTATTTGGCCTTCAAtttatgcacacatacatacaggaGTCACGGAGAATAGCAG ATAACCAAGTCAACTCTTCGCCTACTTTACCAATCTCTATAAATCCTGATGGATAA
- the LRRC39 gene encoding leucine-rich repeat-containing protein 39 isoform X2: MKLVTVRQCEVMTENVVCPGAVNAVKEVWEKRIKKQNEDLKREKDFQQKLVRIWEERVCLTKLREKVTREDGRVILKIEKEEWKVLPSSLLKLSQLQEWQLHRTGLMKIPEFIGRFQNLIVLDLSRNTISDIPPGIGLLTKLQELILSYNKIKTVPKELSKCASLEKLELAVNRDICDLPQELSNLLKLTHLDLSMNHFTTIPPAVLNMPALEWLDMGSNKLGQLPDNIERMKSLHTLWLQRNEITCLPETISNMKNLGTLVLSNNQLQDIPVCMEEMTNLRFVNFRDNPLKLEVTLPSSESIDEEEERELFGLQFMHTYIQESRRIAEKK; encoded by the exons ATGAAGTTGGTGACTGTGAGGCAATGTGAAGTCATGACAGAAAATGTGGTTTGTCCTGGGGCTGTCAATGCTGTAAAGGAAGtttgggaaaaaagaataaagaaacaaaatgaagacCTGAAGCGAGAGAAAGACTTTCAACAGAA GCTAGTGAGGATCTGGGAAGAGAGAGTTTGCTTAACCAAGCTAAGAGAAAAAGTCACTAGGGAAGATGGAAGAGTCATTCTgaagatagaaaaagaagaatggaaa GTCCTCCCTTCTTCTTTACTAAAACTCAGTCAGTTACAGGAATGGCAACTTCATAGAACTGGTTTGATGAAAATTCCTGAATTCATTGGAAGATTCCAGAACCTCATTGTGTTGGATTTATCTCGAAATACAATTTCAGATATACCTCCAGGAATTG GACTGCTCACTAAACTTCAAGAACTGATTCTTAGTTACAACAAGATCAAGACCGTCCCTAAGGAACTAAGTAAATGTGCCAGTTTGGAGAAACTAGAACTTGCTGTTAACAGAGATATCTGTGACCTTCCACAAGAG CTCAGCAATCTGTTAAAGCTTACACATCTTGATTTGAGTATGAACCACTTTACTACGATCCCTCCTGCTGTGTTGAACATGCCTGCCCTTGAGTGGCTTGACATGGGAAGCAACAAACTTGGACAACTTCCTGATAACATAGAAAG AATGAAAAGCCTACATACATTATGGTTGCAACGGAATGAAATCACATGTTTGCCAGAAACGATCAGCAATATGAAAAATCTGGGTACTCTTGTTCTCAGCAACAATCAACTGCAAGATATTCCAGTGTGCATGGAAGAAATGACAAATCTAAG GTTTGTCAACTTCAGAGACAACCCACTGAAATTGGAAGTAACACTTCCTTCCAGTGAAAGCATAGATGAAGAGGAGGAACGGGAATTATTTGGCCTTCAAtttatgcacacatacatacaggaGTCACGGAGAATAGCAG aaaaaaagtga